A section of the Paenibacillus aurantius genome encodes:
- a CDS encoding carbohydrate ABC transporter permease — MKGSRAGRGIHYGCTALLLALTLFPFYLLLISSGKDKGQLIRHFWTPVAPFHWEHYGIALKQLWPFLLHSVWITLCLILCVLINGLTAGYAFARFQFAGKGLLFAVVMSLVLIPGFLLLIPQFMLFRSLGLLNTLSAQFLGPMAGASSLAVLLIRTFFEGIPRSLTDAAAVEGAGELRILTQIMLPLSLPVVAAVSVMNALLGWNNYVWPLVVTSGDRAKPVILGLSSLTGPMDSILGIQMAGYVLASVPLLLLFLFSTKAFVHGMTSGAVKA, encoded by the coding sequence ATGAAAGGAAGCCGGGCCGGTAGGGGAATTCATTACGGCTGCACGGCACTGCTGCTGGCTCTCACGCTGTTCCCCTTCTACCTGCTGCTGATTTCGTCAGGGAAAGATAAGGGGCAGCTCATCCGCCACTTCTGGACTCCCGTTGCTCCCTTTCATTGGGAGCATTACGGCATTGCCCTGAAGCAGCTATGGCCCTTCCTGCTGCACTCCGTCTGGATCACCCTCTGCCTGATTCTGTGTGTGTTGATCAATGGGTTAACCGCCGGCTATGCCTTCGCCCGCTTTCAATTTGCCGGCAAAGGCCTGCTGTTCGCCGTTGTGATGTCTCTCGTCCTTATTCCGGGCTTTCTGCTGCTTATTCCGCAATTCATGCTGTTCCGTAGCCTCGGCCTGCTTAATACGCTGTCCGCCCAATTTCTGGGGCCGATGGCGGGAGCTTCTTCCCTGGCCGTTCTCCTGATCCGGACGTTCTTCGAAGGCATTCCGCGCTCCCTTACGGATGCCGCCGCCGTGGAGGGGGCGGGGGAGCTGAGGATTTTGACGCAAATTATGCTTCCTTTATCCCTGCCCGTCGTAGCGGCGGTTTCGGTTATGAACGCTCTGCTCGGCTGGAACAACTACGTTTGGCCCCTAGTGGTCACCTCCGGAGACCGGGCCAAGCCCGTCATTCTGGGGCTGTCTTCCCTGACGGGGCCGATGGACAGCATTCTGGGCATCCAGATGGCCGGGTATGTGCTGGCCTCCGTTCCACTGCTGCTGCTGTTCCTGTTCTCCACGAAGGCGTTCGTTCACGGCATGACTTCGGGGGCGGTTAAGGCGTAG
- a CDS encoding ABC transporter substrate-binding protein: MKPNRTGRRPLILLGTALVLAAGAGCTASSPEASPGGPSGNGTELNVTVMLETQGDQTEIDAWNEIVRSYQEAHAGTRIKLQTMFFPGVEQHRTWVTTQLIGGTAPDVLTTRYIWDQEDLKKGLLLDLTPYYRKETAYSGGKTWEATFPKAVMAQLAGDQGTYASVPTFVNSVRVLYNKELFAKAGIQEVPKTWAQFMDAQAKLAAQKVTPFAFPNTKPGDYNYSWATRILTEELTVGLYDTLDVNKNGVIEINEYVKGVDQGILDIEKAPFRDVFGLLKDWSRYWAKGYNGLDFDSSTDLFLRGEAAMVMRTSGQSKVIYESKARTFEVGAFPLPYLTKETHPSASGKLMEIGGVPAGNLAIPKSIAQQKLEPALDFIAYVSSPPIQGLLGEKLFRTPATADAALPEKLKGFMFVGEQMKLNIYAGEVDKNVTEMNQKLGQLFLEGSKSLDSYVSELKKQMVDGAQQKMKENNWSKDNNYGIH; encoded by the coding sequence ATGAAACCGAATCGAACAGGCCGAAGGCCTCTAATCCTGCTGGGTACGGCACTCGTGCTGGCGGCGGGAGCAGGGTGCACGGCGTCTTCCCCGGAGGCTAGCCCCGGGGGGCCGAGCGGGAACGGGACGGAGCTTAACGTCACCGTTATGCTGGAGACCCAGGGGGACCAGACGGAAATCGACGCCTGGAACGAAATTGTCCGTTCCTATCAGGAAGCTCATGCCGGTACACGCATCAAGCTTCAGACGATGTTCTTCCCGGGGGTGGAGCAGCACCGCACCTGGGTCACGACCCAGCTGATCGGCGGAACCGCGCCGGACGTGCTGACGACCCGGTACATATGGGATCAGGAGGATTTGAAGAAGGGGCTGCTGCTGGACCTCACCCCTTATTACCGGAAGGAGACCGCTTATTCGGGGGGGAAGACCTGGGAGGCGACTTTTCCCAAAGCGGTGATGGCCCAGCTGGCCGGAGACCAGGGAACCTATGCCAGCGTCCCGACCTTCGTGAACTCGGTGCGGGTTCTGTACAACAAGGAGCTGTTTGCCAAGGCCGGTATTCAGGAGGTTCCCAAGACCTGGGCCCAATTTATGGATGCCCAAGCCAAGCTGGCCGCCCAGAAGGTGACTCCGTTCGCTTTTCCCAATACGAAGCCGGGCGATTACAACTACAGCTGGGCGACGCGCATTCTCACCGAGGAGCTTACGGTGGGGCTCTATGACACCCTTGACGTCAACAAGAACGGGGTTATCGAGATCAACGAGTATGTCAAGGGAGTCGACCAAGGCATCCTTGACATCGAGAAAGCGCCGTTCCGCGACGTGTTCGGCCTCCTCAAGGACTGGAGCCGTTATTGGGCCAAGGGCTACAACGGGCTGGATTTTGATTCGTCCACCGATCTCTTCCTGCGGGGGGAAGCGGCCATGGTGATGCGCACTTCCGGCCAGAGCAAGGTCATCTACGAATCCAAAGCCCGCACGTTCGAGGTGGGGGCCTTCCCGCTTCCTTATCTGACGAAGGAAACCCATCCGTCCGCCTCTGGCAAGCTTATGGAGATCGGCGGAGTACCTGCTGGGAATCTGGCGATTCCGAAGAGCATCGCCCAGCAGAAGCTGGAGCCGGCGCTTGATTTTATCGCTTACGTCTCGTCGCCGCCTATCCAGGGACTTCTCGGGGAGAAGCTGTTCCGCACTCCGGCAACCGCCGATGCCGCGCTTCCGGAAAAGCTGAAGGGCTTTATGTTTGTCGGGGAGCAGATGAAGCTGAATATTTACGCCGGTGAAGTGGATAAGAATGTAACCGAAATGAACCAGAAGCTCGGCCAGCTGTTTCTTGAAGGGAGCAAAAGCCTGGACAGCTACGTTAGCGAGCTGAAGAAGCAGATGGTCGACGGCGCTCAGCAGAAGATGAAGGAGAACAATTGGTCGAAGGATAACAATTACGGCATTCATTAG